Proteins encoded by one window of Isachenkonia alkalipeptolytica:
- a CDS encoding indolepyruvate oxidoreductase subunit beta produces the protein MEKTKNVLLVGVGGQGIILASKILSQGLISAGYDVKMSEVHGMAQRGGSVTTQVRFGEDVHSPIIGKGQADIIVAFEKMEAYRWLGYLKPDGIAVVNDYAIPSAPTLSGNVPYPETILDDIAAVVKNLTVVKAADIAVGLGNIKAQNIVLLGALLKAMAIDDINWEEVLVKNVKDKFVPLNKKALAEGMKKV, from the coding sequence ATGGAAAAAACTAAAAACGTATTATTAGTCGGTGTAGGCGGTCAAGGGATCATCCTCGCCAGTAAAATACTATCTCAAGGCTTAATTAGTGCCGGGTATGATGTGAAGATGTCAGAAGTCCATGGTATGGCCCAAAGAGGGGGAAGTGTAACCACACAAGTACGTTTTGGAGAAGATGTACACTCTCCGATAATCGGTAAGGGTCAAGCAGATATTATTGTAGCTTTTGAAAAAATGGAAGCTTATCGATGGTTAGGGTATTTAAAGCCAGATGGCATTGCAGTGGTTAATGACTATGCGATCCCTTCGGCTCCGACCCTGTCAGGGAATGTGCCTTACCCGGAAACTATATTAGATGATATTGCCGCGGTTGTTAAGAATCTTACGGTGGTTAAGGCCGCAGATATTGCTGTAGGTCTTGGAAATATAAAAGCTCAAAATATTGTTTTGCTCGGTGCCTTATTAAAGGCTATGGCTATTGATGATATTAATTGGGAAGAGGTTTTAGTGAAAAATGTTAAAGACAAGTTTGTTCCACTTAATAAAAAAGCTTTGGCAGAAGGAATGAAGAAGGTATAA
- the iorA gene encoding indolepyruvate ferredoxin oxidoreductase subunit alpha: MKQLMTGNEAIARGCYEAGVTLTAAYPGTPSTEILENMAQYKDDIYSEWSPNEKVAMEVAIGGSIAGARSLAAMKHVGVNVAADPIFTYAYTGVNGGFVFVSADDPGLHSSQNEQDNRYYGKAAKFPVIEPSNSQEAKDFTKEAFEISEKFDVPVMLRVTTRICHSKTPVETVERQEVGIKPYEKNISKFVATPANGRIMHVLLEKKLKELEKFSNETGLNRIEWNDKKIGIVTSGIAYQYAKEVFGDTASYLKIGLSYPMPMDKIKDFAKEVDTLYVIEELEPFMEEQMKAHGIECIGKDKISNIGELSPHVLEEALLGTTPEVLELDESKPVGRPPTMCAGCPHRGFFYELSRKKNIMVTGDIGCYTLGSAEPLNAMDTCICMGASVSAGHGAQMAFNKNGVDKKVVGVIGDSTFFHSGITGLLDIVYNKGNAVTVILDNRITGMTGHQENPGTGYTLMGEKAPVIDIEKMVRACGVEDVQTINPLTLKESKDAIDKALATDEPSVIITKWPCVLKEFSQEDYEEFDLTKSICRVDEEKCTTCKVCGKVGCPAISFGDKAQIDPTMCVGCEVCLQVCPFNAIEKVGE; the protein is encoded by the coding sequence GCAAGGGGATGTTATGAGGCGGGCGTAACCCTTACCGCAGCATACCCTGGAACTCCAAGTACGGAAATCCTTGAAAACATGGCACAATACAAAGACGATATTTACAGTGAGTGGTCGCCAAATGAAAAGGTTGCTATGGAAGTTGCTATCGGGGGTTCCATCGCTGGAGCAAGAAGCTTAGCGGCCATGAAACATGTAGGGGTAAACGTTGCAGCTGATCCGATTTTTACTTATGCCTATACGGGAGTAAATGGTGGATTCGTATTCGTTTCTGCAGATGACCCGGGACTTCACAGTTCGCAAAATGAACAGGACAACCGTTATTATGGAAAAGCTGCAAAGTTCCCGGTAATTGAGCCAAGTAATTCTCAAGAAGCAAAAGATTTTACGAAAGAAGCCTTTGAGATCAGTGAAAAATTTGATGTGCCGGTAATGCTTAGAGTAACTACACGAATTTGTCACAGCAAGACTCCGGTAGAAACAGTAGAACGTCAAGAAGTGGGAATCAAGCCCTATGAAAAAAACATCAGTAAATTTGTAGCAACCCCTGCAAATGGGCGAATTATGCATGTGTTATTAGAGAAAAAATTAAAAGAACTAGAGAAATTCAGTAATGAAACCGGCTTAAATCGAATTGAATGGAATGATAAAAAAATAGGCATTGTAACTTCCGGAATTGCTTATCAATATGCGAAGGAAGTGTTTGGGGATACAGCTTCTTACTTGAAAATCGGATTGAGTTACCCGATGCCGATGGATAAAATTAAAGACTTTGCCAAGGAAGTTGACACTCTCTATGTCATCGAAGAACTTGAACCGTTCATGGAAGAACAAATGAAAGCACATGGTATTGAATGTATTGGTAAAGATAAGATATCTAATATTGGAGAATTAAGTCCCCATGTTCTTGAAGAAGCTCTGTTGGGCACCACCCCTGAAGTTCTGGAGCTGGATGAAAGCAAACCCGTTGGACGGCCTCCGACAATGTGTGCCGGTTGCCCCCATAGAGGATTCTTTTACGAACTGTCCCGAAAGAAAAATATTATGGTTACCGGAGATATCGGATGTTATACGTTAGGATCTGCTGAACCTCTTAATGCAATGGATACTTGTATCTGTATGGGTGCTAGTGTAAGTGCGGGTCATGGAGCGCAAATGGCTTTCAATAAAAATGGCGTTGATAAGAAAGTGGTCGGGGTTATTGGAGACTCTACATTCTTTCACTCGGGAATAACCGGGCTTTTAGATATCGTTTATAATAAAGGAAATGCAGTCACTGTAATTTTGGATAATCGAATTACGGGAATGACCGGTCATCAGGAAAACCCTGGAACCGGATACACTTTAATGGGGGAAAAAGCTCCGGTAATAGATATTGAAAAAATGGTAAGAGCCTGCGGAGTTGAGGATGTACAAACTATTAATCCGTTAACCCTAAAAGAAAGCAAGGATGCAATTGATAAAGCCTTAGCTACCGATGAGCCCTCGGTAATAATTACAAAGTGGCCCTGTGTATTAAAAGAATTCTCACAAGAAGACTATGAGGAATTTGACTTAACCAAGTCTATTTGTCGAGTGGATGAAGAAAAGTGTACCACTTGTAAAGTATGTGGAAAAGTTGGATGCCCTGCAATTTCCTTTGGTGATAAAGCGCAAATTGATCCAACCATGTGTGTAGGTTGTGAAGTGTGTCTACAGGTATGTCCATTCAATGCTATTGAAAAGGTGGGAGAATAA